A genomic segment from Actinomadura hallensis encodes:
- a CDS encoding sensor domain-containing diguanylate cyclase: protein MTAVQSSAEDRGGELALRPRRRTLLGRPSLLVIYVPVVVAAHLGMTVAGLLDTPFRTGDVTTFAALLACAAVCIEATRRLGMPAGVARDLLSAWWLPVALLLPPVYALLIPIPVQALLQFRVRRTLVYRRALVAAAHGIAGACASMVFHLVVPEPLESASQWIVQAYPGIPAAVGCAALFTVVNTAIVAVAAHAASPESRWRDVLWTRENLLLDVVELCVGILVAITCALSLGLLILALPPLMLLQRSLMHQQLQAAARTDAKTGLLNAAAWQMEADTELSRAQRTHDAVALLLIDIDHFKRVNDTHGHLMGDQVLVGVASTLCHQLRDYDVVGRFGGEEFVVLLPGADTVEACRVAERLRGRVRRLAVPTEEGTVTVTVSVGVALFRTHGQDLLELLAAADLALYRAKSSGRDRVCLPAVDGPKPTDP, encoded by the coding sequence ATGACGGCAGTGCAGTCGTCCGCCGAGGACCGCGGTGGGGAACTGGCCCTCCGGCCGAGGCGCCGGACGCTTCTGGGGCGTCCGTCCCTGCTCGTGATCTACGTGCCGGTCGTGGTGGCCGCCCATCTCGGCATGACGGTCGCGGGGCTTCTCGACACGCCGTTCCGGACGGGCGACGTGACGACGTTCGCGGCGCTGCTGGCGTGCGCCGCGGTGTGCATCGAGGCCACCCGCCGCCTGGGTATGCCGGCCGGGGTCGCGCGCGACCTCCTGTCGGCGTGGTGGCTGCCGGTCGCGCTGCTGCTGCCCCCGGTGTACGCGCTGCTGATACCGATCCCGGTGCAGGCGCTGCTCCAGTTCCGGGTGCGCCGGACGCTGGTCTACCGCCGCGCCCTGGTCGCCGCCGCGCACGGGATCGCCGGCGCCTGCGCGTCCATGGTGTTCCACCTGGTGGTGCCCGAACCGCTGGAGAGCGCCTCCCAGTGGATCGTCCAGGCCTACCCGGGGATCCCCGCCGCGGTCGGCTGCGCCGCGCTGTTCACGGTCGTGAACACCGCGATCGTCGCGGTCGCCGCGCACGCGGCGAGCCCGGAGAGCCGCTGGCGGGACGTCCTGTGGACCCGCGAGAACCTCCTGCTCGACGTGGTGGAGCTGTGCGTCGGCATCCTCGTCGCGATCACGTGCGCCCTGTCGCTGGGCCTGCTGATCCTGGCGCTGCCGCCGCTGATGCTGCTGCAGCGAAGCCTGATGCACCAGCAGCTCCAGGCCGCCGCCCGCACGGACGCCAAGACGGGCCTCCTGAACGCGGCGGCCTGGCAGATGGAGGCGGACACGGAACTCTCCCGCGCCCAGCGCACCCACGACGCCGTCGCCCTCCTCCTGATCGACATCGACCACTTCAAGCGCGTCAACGACACCCACGGCCACCTGATGGGAGACCAGGTCCTGGTGGGGGTGGCCAGCACCCTGTGCCACCAGCTTCGCGACTACGACGTGGTGGGCAGGTTCGGCGGCGAGGAGTTCGTCGTCCTCCTCCCCGGCGCCGACACCGTCGAGGCGTGCCGCGTTGCGGAACGTCTGCGAGGCCGGGTGCGGCGCCTGGCGGTCCCGACCGAGGAGGGCACGGTCACGGTGACGGTCTCGGTGGGCGTGGCCCTTTTCCGCACCCACGGCCAAGACCTCCTGGAGCTCCTGGCCGCCGCCGACCTGGCCCTCTACCGGGCCAAGTCCTCCGGCCGCGACCGCGTCTGCCTCCCGGCGGTGGACGGCCCCAAACCAACCGACCCCTGA
- the ettA gene encoding energy-dependent translational throttle protein EttA, with product MAEYIYTMQRVRKAHGDKVVLDDVTLHFLPGAKIGVLGPNGTGKSTLLRMMAGLEQPSNGDARLMPGYTVGMLQQEPPLNEEKTVLGNVEEGVAETKAMLERFNEIAEKMATDYSDELMEEMGKLQEQLDHRNAWDLDSQLEQAMDALRCPPGDADVTKLSGGERRRVALCKLLLEAPDLLLLDEPTNHLDAESVQWLEQFLAKYEGTVLAVTHDRYFLDNVATWILELDRGRCYPYEGNYSVYLEKKAERLKVEGNKDAKRKKRLQEELEWVRSNPKARQTKSRARLQRYEEMAAEAAKYRKLDFEEIQIPPGPRLGNTVIVADKLTKGFGDRILMEDLSFNLPPNGIVGVIGPNGVGKTTLFRMIVGEEQPDAGELRLGETVKVSYVDQGRGGIDPEKTVWEVVSDGLDHINVGQVEMPSRAYVAAFGFKGPDQQKPAGVLSGGERNRLNLALTLKMGGNVLLLDEPTNDLDTETLSSLENALLEFPGCAVITSHDRWFLDRIATHILAWEGGSDWFWFEGNFADYEKNKIERLGAEAARPHRVTHRKLTR from the coding sequence ATGGCCGAGTACATCTACACGATGCAGCGTGTGCGCAAGGCACATGGCGACAAGGTCGTCCTGGACGACGTCACCCTGCACTTCCTTCCAGGTGCCAAGATCGGCGTTCTGGGCCCGAACGGCACCGGCAAGTCGACGCTGCTGCGCATGATGGCCGGTCTGGAACAGCCCTCCAACGGCGACGCGCGGCTCATGCCCGGGTACACGGTCGGCATGCTCCAGCAGGAGCCGCCGCTCAACGAGGAGAAGACCGTCCTCGGGAACGTCGAGGAGGGCGTCGCCGAGACCAAGGCGATGCTCGAGCGGTTCAACGAGATCGCCGAGAAGATGGCGACGGACTACTCCGACGAGCTGATGGAGGAGATGGGCAAGCTCCAGGAGCAGCTCGACCACCGCAACGCGTGGGACCTCGACAGCCAGCTCGAGCAGGCGATGGACGCGCTTCGCTGCCCGCCCGGGGACGCGGACGTCACGAAGCTGTCCGGTGGTGAGCGGCGCCGCGTGGCGCTGTGCAAGCTCCTCCTCGAGGCGCCCGACCTCCTGCTGCTCGACGAGCCCACCAACCACCTGGACGCGGAGAGCGTGCAGTGGCTGGAGCAGTTCCTCGCCAAGTACGAGGGCACCGTCCTGGCCGTCACGCACGACCGCTACTTCCTGGACAACGTCGCGACCTGGATCCTGGAGCTCGACCGGGGCCGCTGCTACCCGTACGAGGGCAACTACTCCGTCTACCTGGAGAAGAAGGCCGAGCGGCTGAAGGTCGAGGGCAACAAGGACGCCAAGCGCAAGAAGCGCCTCCAGGAGGAGCTGGAGTGGGTCCGGTCCAACCCGAAGGCGCGGCAGACGAAGAGCAGGGCCCGTCTGCAGCGGTACGAGGAGATGGCCGCCGAGGCCGCCAAGTACCGCAAGCTCGACTTCGAGGAGATCCAGATCCCGCCGGGCCCCCGCCTCGGCAACACGGTGATCGTCGCCGACAAGCTGACGAAGGGCTTCGGCGACCGGATCCTGATGGAGGACCTGTCGTTCAACCTGCCCCCGAACGGCATCGTCGGCGTCATCGGCCCGAACGGCGTCGGCAAGACCACGCTGTTCCGCATGATCGTCGGTGAGGAGCAGCCGGACGCGGGCGAGCTGCGGCTCGGCGAGACCGTCAAGGTCTCCTACGTCGACCAGGGCCGCGGCGGCATCGACCCGGAGAAGACGGTGTGGGAGGTCGTGTCCGACGGCCTCGACCACATCAACGTCGGCCAGGTGGAGATGCCGTCCCGCGCGTACGTCGCGGCGTTCGGTTTCAAGGGCCCCGACCAGCAGAAGCCGGCGGGCGTCCTGTCCGGCGGCGAGCGCAACCGCCTCAACCTGGCGCTCACGCTGAAGATGGGCGGGAACGTCCTGCTGCTGGACGAGCCCACCAACGACCTGGACACCGAGACGCTGTCCAGCCTCGAGAACGCCCTCCTGGAGTTCCCCGGCTGCGCCGTGATCACCTCGCACGACCGGTGGTTCCTGGACCGCATCGCCACGCACATCCTCGCGTGGGAGGGCGGGTCCGACTGGTTCTGGTTCGAGGGCAACTTCGCCGACTACGAGAAGAACAAGATCGAGCGGCTGGGCGCCGAGGCCGCCCGCCCGCACCGCGTGACGCACCGCAAGCTCACCCGCTGA
- a CDS encoding acyl-CoA thioesterase — translation MQQTDLPAAEYRHVYEFKIRFGDIDSQGHVNNVKFLGYLEDARLEMFHGDPVRKGEEPVRGMVVSRHEIDYRSPLLPTVYPIRVETWVTELRAASFKLAYEVRDDDNVYAEATSTLVAFDVEANRLRRFTPKEREFIGRYLAPPSA, via the coding sequence ATGCAGCAGACCGACCTGCCCGCGGCCGAGTACAGGCACGTCTACGAGTTCAAGATCCGGTTCGGTGACATCGACTCCCAGGGCCACGTCAACAACGTGAAGTTCCTCGGATACCTGGAGGACGCGCGCCTGGAGATGTTCCACGGCGACCCCGTGCGCAAGGGCGAGGAGCCCGTTCGCGGCATGGTGGTCTCACGCCACGAGATCGACTACCGGTCGCCGCTGCTGCCGACGGTGTACCCGATCCGGGTGGAGACGTGGGTGACCGAGCTTCGCGCGGCGTCGTTCAAGCTCGCCTACGAGGTGCGCGACGACGACAACGTCTACGCCGAGGCGACCTCGACGCTCGTCGCGTTCGACGTGGAGGCCAACCGGCTGCGGCGCTTCACCCCGAAGGAGCGCGAGTTCATCGGACGCTACTTGGCGCCGCCGTCGGCATGA
- a CDS encoding GNAT family N-acetyltransferase — protein sequence MTAVAGVSALRRSRRGVRLRTVHLGDAERLAALYTENREYLRPWEPERDDAYFTVDGQRDNLRALVEAYAAEEMWPGVILVDGEIAGRITLNNILRGPLQSCFVGYWVARAHAGRGVATEALRQALDVAFGPLRLHRVEAFTRVDNLASQRVLERNGFTRVGTARRHIHLDGRWHDEHLFERLAPWDDGVTLTP from the coding sequence ATGACCGCGGTCGCCGGAGTCTCCGCCCTGCGGCGCTCCCGGCGGGGCGTGCGGCTGCGGACCGTCCACCTCGGGGACGCGGAACGGCTCGCCGCGCTCTACACGGAGAACCGCGAGTATCTGCGTCCATGGGAACCCGAGCGCGACGACGCGTACTTCACCGTGGACGGCCAGCGCGACAACCTGCGCGCCCTCGTGGAGGCGTACGCGGCGGAGGAGATGTGGCCGGGCGTCATCCTGGTCGACGGTGAGATCGCCGGGCGGATCACGCTCAACAACATCCTGCGCGGCCCCTTGCAGAGCTGCTTCGTCGGCTACTGGGTGGCGCGCGCGCACGCCGGCCGCGGTGTCGCGACGGAGGCGCTCCGCCAGGCGCTGGACGTGGCGTTCGGCCCCCTCCGCCTCCACCGCGTCGAAGCCTTCACCAGGGTGGACAACCTGGCCTCCCAGCGGGTCCTGGAGCGCAATGGCTTCACGAGGGTGGGAACCGCCCGCCGTCACATTCACCTGGACGGGCGCTGGCACGACGAGCACCTCTTCGAGCGCCTCGCCCCCTGGGACGACGGCGTCACGCTGACCCCTTAG